One window of Microbacterium sediminis genomic DNA carries:
- a CDS encoding NAD(P)H-quinone dehydrogenase: protein MTFDFERKQRIAIIGGGPGGYEAAIAGAQLGAEVTLIESTGVGGSAILTDVVPSKTLIATADAARSIGDAGDLGVQFYARGENGKPLKPEVAINLLAVNKRILALAGQQSEDIREQLLDAGVKIISGHGRLEGDEAVVVSTGPKGTDFDRIEADTFVISVGASPRELPSAKPDGDRILTWKQLYDLESVPESLIVVGSGVTGAEFASAYMNLGSQVTLVSSREQVLPGEDPDAAKVLEKVFRRGGMKLLAKSRAEKVVNTGDGVVVTLSDGSTVEGSHCLMAVGAVPNTKDLGLETAGVQLADSGHIMVNKVGRTSVPNIYAVGDCTNLVPLASVAGMLGRTAVFHAMGDAVIPFSERRIASNIFTSPEIATVGWTQEEGAAVYKLPLEANARAKMMGVKDGFVKLFARESSGTIIGGVVVAPKASELIFPIAIAVERRLTVDQLGRVFAAYPSLTTSITDAARAMHGVDLRS from the coding sequence CGGCGGCTACGAGGCGGCGATCGCGGGCGCGCAGCTGGGCGCAGAGGTGACGCTGATCGAGAGCACGGGCGTGGGCGGATCGGCGATCCTCACCGACGTCGTGCCGTCGAAGACGCTCATCGCCACCGCCGACGCCGCGCGGTCGATCGGCGACGCCGGCGACCTGGGCGTGCAGTTCTACGCCCGGGGCGAGAACGGCAAGCCGCTCAAGCCCGAGGTCGCCATCAACCTGCTCGCGGTGAACAAGCGCATCCTCGCGCTGGCCGGCCAGCAGTCCGAGGACATCCGCGAGCAGCTGCTCGACGCCGGCGTGAAGATCATCTCGGGTCACGGCCGCCTCGAGGGCGACGAGGCCGTCGTCGTGTCGACCGGGCCGAAGGGCACCGACTTCGACCGGATCGAGGCCGACACGTTCGTCATCTCGGTGGGCGCCTCGCCGCGCGAGCTGCCCAGCGCCAAGCCGGACGGCGATCGCATCCTCACGTGGAAGCAGCTGTACGACCTCGAGTCGGTGCCCGAGAGCCTCATCGTCGTGGGATCGGGCGTGACGGGCGCCGAGTTCGCCTCCGCCTACATGAACCTCGGCTCGCAGGTGACCCTCGTCTCCAGCCGCGAGCAGGTGCTGCCGGGCGAGGACCCGGACGCCGCGAAGGTGCTGGAGAAGGTGTTCCGCCGCGGCGGCATGAAGCTGCTGGCCAAGTCGCGCGCCGAGAAGGTCGTCAACACCGGCGACGGCGTCGTGGTCACGCTCTCCGACGGCTCGACCGTCGAGGGCTCGCACTGCCTCATGGCGGTGGGCGCCGTGCCGAACACGAAGGATCTCGGGCTCGAGACGGCCGGCGTGCAGCTGGCCGACTCCGGCCACATCATGGTCAACAAGGTCGGCCGCACGTCCGTGCCGAACATCTACGCGGTCGGCGACTGCACCAACCTCGTGCCGCTCGCGTCGGTGGCCGGCATGCTGGGCCGCACCGCCGTGTTCCACGCGATGGGCGACGCCGTGATCCCGTTCTCGGAGCGGCGCATCGCCTCCAACATCTTCACCAGCCCCGAGATCGCCACGGTCGGATGGACGCAGGAGGAGGGCGCGGCCGTCTACAAGCTGCCCCTCGAGGCGAACGCCCGCGCGAAGATGATGGGCGTCAAGGACGGCTTCGTGAAGCTGTTCGCGCGCGAGTCGTCGGGCACGATCATCGGCGGCGTCGTGGTGGCGCCGAAGGCGAGCGAGCTGATCTTCCCGATCGCGATCGCGGTCGAGCGCCGCCTGACGGTGGATCAGCTGGGCCGCGTGTTCGCGGCGTACCCGTCGCTGACGACGTCGATCACCGACGCCGCCCGCGCGATGCACGGCGTCGACCTGCGCTCCTGA
- a CDS encoding acetyl/propionyl/methylcrotonyl-CoA carboxylase subunit alpha translates to MSDPRALRKVLIANRGEIAVRIIRAARDAGLGSVAVYADQDRDALHAKLADEAYALGGETSAETYLRIDKILAVARRSGADAVHPGYGFLAENAEFARAVIGAGLVWIGPSPEAIEALGDKVTARHVAEKVGAPLAPGTPGPVDTAEEVVAFAREVGLPIAIKAAYGGGGRGLKVARELDEIPELFESATREAIAAFGRGECFVEKYLDKPRHVETQCLADAEGNVVVISTRDCSLQRRHQKLVEEAPAPFLTEEQNRILYEASKAILREVGYTGAGTCEFLIGADGTISFLEVNTRLQVEHPVSEEVTGIDLVREQFRIAAGGTIDYDDPAPTGHSIEFRLNGEDPGRGFLPQPGPIHVFKTFGGPGIRLDSGVTAGDTVSGAFDSLLAKIIVTGKDRAEALERARRALDEFEIAGLPTVLPFHRKVVREPAFTAEDGRFGVYTRWIETEFDNDIPAWDGEPEPLPAPVGRHTVVVEVAGKRLEVSLPDRLAAPASAGRPAVAPPSRRSHTATVTSGASGDAVKSPMQATVVKVAVEEGQSVVKGDLVVVLEAMKMEQPLQAHKDGVISAVDATPGATVPAGHQLLQIV, encoded by the coding sequence ATGTCCGACCCCCGTGCGCTCCGCAAGGTCCTCATCGCCAACCGCGGCGAGATCGCCGTCCGCATCATCCGCGCCGCGCGCGACGCCGGTCTCGGATCGGTCGCCGTGTACGCCGATCAGGACCGCGACGCCCTGCACGCCAAGCTCGCCGACGAGGCCTACGCGCTCGGCGGCGAGACGAGCGCCGAGACGTACCTGCGCATCGACAAGATCCTCGCCGTCGCCCGCCGCTCGGGCGCCGACGCGGTCCACCCCGGCTACGGCTTCCTCGCCGAGAACGCCGAGTTCGCCCGTGCGGTCATCGGCGCCGGGCTCGTCTGGATCGGCCCGTCGCCCGAGGCGATCGAGGCGCTCGGCGACAAGGTCACCGCCCGCCACGTGGCCGAGAAGGTCGGCGCCCCGCTCGCCCCCGGCACCCCCGGTCCCGTCGACACCGCCGAGGAGGTCGTCGCCTTCGCCCGCGAGGTCGGCCTGCCGATCGCGATCAAGGCCGCCTACGGCGGCGGCGGTCGCGGCCTCAAGGTCGCGCGCGAGCTCGACGAGATCCCCGAGCTGTTCGAGTCGGCCACCCGCGAGGCCATCGCCGCGTTCGGTCGGGGCGAGTGCTTCGTCGAGAAGTACCTCGACAAGCCGCGCCACGTCGAGACCCAGTGCCTCGCCGACGCCGAGGGCAACGTCGTCGTCATCTCCACGCGCGACTGCTCGCTGCAGCGCCGCCACCAGAAGCTCGTCGAGGAGGCGCCCGCGCCGTTCCTCACCGAGGAGCAGAACCGCATCCTCTACGAGGCGTCCAAGGCGATCCTGCGCGAGGTCGGCTACACCGGCGCCGGCACCTGCGAGTTCCTCATCGGCGCCGACGGCACGATCTCGTTCCTCGAGGTCAACACCCGCCTGCAGGTCGAGCACCCCGTCTCCGAGGAGGTCACGGGCATCGATCTGGTCCGCGAGCAGTTCCGCATCGCCGCGGGCGGCACGATCGACTACGACGACCCCGCGCCGACCGGCCACTCGATCGAGTTCCGCCTCAACGGCGAGGACCCCGGCCGCGGCTTCCTGCCCCAGCCCGGTCCGATCCACGTGTTCAAGACGTTCGGCGGCCCCGGCATCCGCCTCGACTCGGGCGTGACCGCCGGCGACACCGTCAGCGGCGCCTTCGACTCGCTGCTGGCGAAGATCATCGTGACCGGCAAGGATCGCGCCGAGGCGCTCGAGCGCGCCCGCCGCGCGCTCGACGAGTTCGAGATCGCCGGCCTGCCCACCGTGCTCCCCTTCCACCGCAAGGTGGTGCGCGAGCCCGCCTTCACCGCCGAGGACGGCCGGTTCGGCGTGTACACGCGCTGGATCGAGACCGAGTTCGATAACGACATCCCGGCCTGGGACGGCGAGCCCGAGCCGCTGCCCGCGCCCGTCGGCCGCCACACCGTGGTCGTCGAGGTCGCCGGAAAGCGCCTCGAGGTGAGCCTGCCCGACCGCCTCGCGGCGCCCGCGTCGGCCGGACGGCCCGCGGTGGCTCCCCCGTCGCGCCGCTCGCACACCGCGACCGTCACGAGCGGTGCCTCGGGCGACGCCGTGAAGTCGCCCATGCAGGCCACGGTCGTCAAGGTCGCCGTCGAGGAGGGCCAGTCGGTCGTGAAGGGCGACCTCGTGGTCGTGCTCGAGGCGATGAAGATGGAGCAGCCGCTGCAGGCGCACAAGGACGGCGTCATCTCGGCCGTCGACGCGACGCCGGGCGCCACGGTCCCCGCCGGCCACCAGCTCCTGCAGATCGTCTGA
- a CDS encoding Maf family protein yields MQVCLASTSPARLMLLRQVGIEPRLASPGVDEEAEIAAIEAAEGRTLPPAEHVLVLARLKARDVATRLAEEGFDGVVIGGDSMFELDGVIYGKPYTAEKATERWRAMRGRTGVLHSGHSVVRVTPGREPREAHAVAEAAVSFAADVTDAEIAAYVGTGEPLQVAGAFTVDSLGGAFIERVEGDPSTVVGMSLSTLRRLVRELGVEWTSLWNRAS; encoded by the coding sequence ATGCAGGTCTGCCTCGCCTCGACGTCCCCCGCCCGCCTCATGCTCCTGCGCCAGGTGGGCATCGAGCCCCGGCTCGCGTCGCCCGGCGTGGACGAGGAGGCCGAGATCGCCGCGATCGAGGCCGCCGAGGGGCGCACGCTGCCCCCGGCGGAGCACGTGCTCGTGCTCGCGCGGCTGAAGGCGCGGGACGTGGCGACCCGCCTCGCCGAGGAGGGCTTCGACGGCGTCGTCATCGGCGGCGACTCGATGTTCGAGCTCGACGGCGTGATCTACGGCAAGCCCTACACCGCCGAGAAGGCCACCGAGCGGTGGCGGGCCATGCGCGGGCGCACCGGGGTGCTGCACTCCGGGCACAGCGTCGTCCGGGTGACGCCGGGCCGGGAGCCGCGCGAGGCGCACGCCGTCGCCGAGGCCGCCGTGAGCTTCGCCGCCGACGTCACCGACGCCGAGATCGCGGCCTACGTCGGCACGGGCGAGCCGCTGCAGGTCGCGGGCGCGTTCACGGTGGACAGCCTCGGCGGCGCGTTCATCGAGCGCGTGGAGGGCGACCCGTCGACCGTGGTCGGCATGTCGCTCTCGACCCTGCGCCGCCTGGTCCGCGAGCTGGGCGTGGAGTGGACCTCGCTCTGGAACCGGGCGTCGTAG
- the argS gene encoding arginine--tRNA ligase, with the protein MNPEALAAALLAVLTPIAERRRPGEDLGITTADLTFERPRNRDHGDWASNAAMKFAKPLGTNPRELAQEIAEGLAAVDGVAGVEVAGPGFINIRLDAAAAGALAKTIVEAGDAYGHGTAFAGQKINLEFVSANPTGPIHLGGTRWAAVGDSLARLLAAQGGDVTREYYFNDHGAQIDRFARSLVAAYQGAETPEDGYGGAYIGEIAQRVVAAYDGDLSTLAPDELQETFRRIGVDFMFADIKQSLHEFGVDFDVYFHENDLHTSGAVSRAVERLRELGRIFEQDGAVWLRTTDYGDDKDRVVIKSDGNPAYISGDLAYYLNKRERGFDRCIIMLGADHHGYVQRLMAMCAAFGDEPGVNLQILIGQMVNLVREGQPVRMSKRAGTVVTLEDLVEIVGVDAARYSLVRSSTDSNLDIDLDVLQKRTNDNPVFYVQYAHARTHNVARNAVDAGVTRDTFAPELLTHETEAALLGALQEFPRIVAFAADQREPHRVARYLEEIAGLYHRWYDNCRVTPKGDEPIEPVHGTRLWLNDATGQVLRNGLGLLGVSAPERM; encoded by the coding sequence ATGAATCCCGAAGCCCTTGCCGCCGCTCTGCTCGCCGTCCTGACGCCGATCGCCGAGCGACGCCGACCGGGCGAGGACCTCGGGATCACGACCGCCGACCTCACGTTCGAGCGCCCGCGCAACCGCGACCACGGCGACTGGGCGAGCAACGCGGCGATGAAGTTCGCCAAGCCGCTCGGCACCAACCCGCGCGAGCTCGCGCAGGAGATCGCCGAGGGCCTCGCCGCCGTCGATGGCGTCGCGGGCGTGGAGGTCGCCGGACCGGGCTTCATCAACATCCGTCTCGACGCCGCCGCGGCCGGCGCGCTGGCGAAGACGATCGTCGAGGCCGGCGACGCCTACGGGCACGGCACCGCCTTCGCGGGCCAGAAGATCAACCTCGAGTTCGTCTCGGCCAACCCCACCGGCCCGATCCACCTCGGCGGCACCCGCTGGGCCGCGGTGGGCGACTCGCTCGCGCGCCTGCTCGCGGCGCAGGGCGGCGACGTCACGCGCGAGTACTACTTCAACGACCACGGCGCACAGATCGACCGCTTCGCCCGCAGCCTCGTGGCCGCCTACCAGGGCGCCGAGACGCCCGAGGACGGCTACGGCGGGGCCTACATCGGCGAGATCGCCCAGCGCGTCGTCGCCGCCTACGACGGCGACCTGAGCACGCTGGCCCCCGACGAGCTGCAGGAGACGTTCCGCCGGATCGGCGTGGACTTCATGTTCGCCGACATCAAGCAGAGCCTGCACGAGTTCGGCGTCGACTTCGACGTGTACTTCCACGAGAACGACCTGCACACCTCGGGTGCCGTCTCGCGCGCCGTCGAGCGCCTGCGCGAGCTGGGCCGGATCTTCGAGCAGGACGGCGCCGTGTGGCTGCGCACCACCGACTACGGCGACGACAAGGACCGCGTCGTCATCAAGTCGGACGGCAACCCGGCCTACATCTCGGGTGACCTGGCGTACTACCTGAACAAGCGCGAGCGCGGCTTCGACCGCTGCATCATCATGCTCGGTGCCGATCACCACGGCTACGTGCAGCGCCTCATGGCCATGTGCGCGGCGTTCGGCGACGAGCCGGGCGTGAACCTGCAGATCCTCATCGGCCAGATGGTCAACCTCGTGCGCGAGGGCCAGCCCGTGCGCATGTCGAAGCGCGCCGGCACCGTCGTGACGCTCGAGGACCTCGTCGAGATCGTCGGCGTCGACGCCGCCCGCTACTCGCTGGTGCGCAGCTCGACCGATTCGAACCTCGACATCGACCTCGACGTGCTGCAGAAGCGCACCAACGACAACCCGGTGTTCTACGTGCAGTACGCCCACGCGCGCACCCACAACGTCGCGCGCAACGCGGTCGATGCGGGCGTCACCCGCGACACCTTCGCGCCCGAGCTGCTCACGCACGAGACCGAGGCCGCGCTGCTCGGCGCGCTGCAGGAGTTCCCGCGCATCGTGGCCTTCGCCGCCGACCAGCGCGAGCCGCACCGCGTGGCCCGCTACCTCGAGGAGATCGCCGGCCTGTACCACCGCTGGTACGACAACTGCCGCGTCACGCCCAAGGGCGACGAGCCGATCGAGCCGGTGCACGGCACGCGCCTGTGGCTGAACGACGCCACCGGCCAGGTGCTGCGCAACGGCCTCGGCCTGCTGGGAGTGAGCGCCCCCGAGCGCATGTGA
- a CDS encoding LmeA family phospholipid-binding protein, producing the protein MRKRRGWIALAVVVVLLAGAFAGGEAIARSVIRDRVEQAVRDAGIEASAPIDIGIPGLVLPQLMGGRIGEATASARGVTVEGITADVTLDVRGLDVRTTAAESIAAEASLDAGALQALLGRASAGSVWHELGDAARVRIAEPHVEVSGELPVLGLPLPLELALDASADDGRLLLAPQRLTLGDWSIDREALDALPPGAPASLSQPIPVCLEEALPRGVALDAVRVHGSRLLAGFRIDGAILNDPSLRQPGDCA; encoded by the coding sequence ATGAGGAAGCGTCGGGGATGGATCGCGCTCGCGGTCGTCGTCGTGCTGCTGGCCGGAGCCTTCGCGGGCGGCGAGGCGATCGCGCGCTCGGTGATCCGTGACCGCGTGGAGCAGGCCGTGCGCGACGCGGGGATCGAGGCGTCGGCGCCGATCGACATCGGGATCCCCGGCCTCGTGCTGCCGCAGCTGATGGGCGGCCGGATCGGCGAGGCGACCGCGTCGGCGCGGGGCGTGACGGTGGAGGGCATCACCGCCGACGTGACGCTCGACGTGCGGGGCCTCGATGTGCGCACCACGGCGGCCGAGAGCATCGCCGCCGAGGCCAGCCTCGACGCGGGCGCGCTGCAGGCGCTGCTCGGCCGCGCGAGCGCGGGGTCGGTGTGGCACGAGCTCGGCGACGCCGCGCGCGTGCGCATCGCCGAGCCGCACGTCGAGGTCTCCGGCGAGCTGCCCGTGCTCGGCCTCCCGCTGCCGCTCGAGCTCGCCCTCGACGCCTCTGCCGACGACGGCCGGCTCCTGCTCGCGCCGCAGCGGCTCACGCTCGGCGACTGGAGCATCGACCGCGAGGCGCTCGACGCGCTGCCGCCCGGGGCGCCCGCCTCGCTGTCGCAGCCGATCCCGGTGTGCCTCGAGGAGGCGCTGCCGCGGGGCGTGGCCCTCGACGCCGTGCGCGTGCACGGCTCCCGCCTGCTCGCCGGATTCCGGATCGACGGCGCGATCCTGAACGATCCGTCGTTGCGGCAGCCGGGCGACTGCGCATAG
- the lysA gene encoding diaminopimelate decarboxylase, with protein sequence MSSHSPAGAVVPEWLAVPDDPNDLVEPVWPAGAARDPRGVLTLGGIPATELRERFGTPLYVVDEDAVRARAREVLAAFREATARHGARARVYYAGKAFLSTEIVRWVREEGLAVDVATGGELAIALAAGADPFHLGMHGNNKSMAELEQAVSVGIGSVVLDSAIEIERLAAIAERRGVVQRVLVRVNSGVHAETHDFLATAHEDQKFGFPLQQAPEIVARIRELPSLEFMGLHCHIGSQIFGTAGFAESAARVIEVHAELLRGGDVPVLNLGGGFGIAYTRVDDPTPIAELADGIVDAVAGECAARGIPVPNLAFEPGRTIVGRAGVTLYEVGTVKPVQATAAVTRLYVSVDGGMSDNARPALYGADFSARIASRTSDAPPALARVVGRHCESGDIVVDAEYLPADVAPGDLLAVPATGAYCHSLSSNYNAVPRPPVVALRQGTARVIVRGETIDDLLARDMGVAAPNEVTE encoded by the coding sequence GTGTCCTCCCACAGCCCCGCCGGGGCGGTCGTGCCCGAGTGGCTCGCCGTGCCGGACGATCCCAATGACCTCGTCGAGCCCGTCTGGCCCGCCGGCGCCGCGCGCGACCCGCGGGGCGTCCTGACGCTCGGCGGCATTCCCGCCACCGAGCTGCGCGAGCGGTTCGGCACGCCCCTGTACGTGGTCGACGAGGACGCCGTGCGCGCCCGCGCCCGCGAGGTGCTCGCCGCCTTCCGCGAGGCCACCGCCCGGCACGGCGCGCGCGCCCGCGTCTATTACGCCGGCAAGGCGTTCCTCAGCACCGAGATCGTGCGATGGGTGCGCGAGGAGGGCCTCGCCGTCGACGTGGCGACCGGGGGAGAGCTCGCGATCGCGCTCGCCGCGGGCGCCGATCCGTTCCACCTCGGCATGCACGGCAACAACAAGTCGATGGCCGAGCTGGAGCAGGCGGTGTCGGTCGGCATCGGATCGGTCGTCCTCGACAGCGCGATCGAGATCGAGCGGCTCGCCGCGATCGCCGAGCGCCGCGGGGTCGTGCAGCGGGTGCTCGTGCGCGTCAACAGCGGCGTGCACGCCGAGACCCACGACTTCCTCGCCACCGCCCACGAGGACCAGAAGTTCGGATTCCCGCTGCAACAGGCGCCCGAGATCGTGGCGCGCATCCGCGAGCTGCCGTCGCTGGAGTTCATGGGCCTGCACTGCCACATCGGCTCGCAGATCTTCGGCACCGCGGGCTTCGCCGAGTCGGCCGCCCGCGTGATCGAGGTGCACGCCGAGCTGCTGCGCGGCGGCGACGTGCCGGTGCTCAACCTCGGCGGCGGCTTCGGCATCGCCTACACCCGCGTCGACGACCCCACCCCGATCGCCGAGCTGGCCGACGGCATCGTCGACGCCGTCGCGGGCGAGTGCGCGGCGCGCGGGATCCCCGTGCCGAACCTCGCCTTCGAGCCCGGCCGCACGATCGTCGGCCGGGCCGGCGTGACCCTGTACGAGGTCGGCACCGTCAAGCCGGTGCAGGCGACCGCGGCCGTCACCCGGCTCTACGTGAGCGTCGACGGCGGCATGAGCGACAACGCACGCCCCGCGCTGTACGGCGCCGACTTCTCGGCCCGGATCGCCTCGCGCACGAGCGACGCCCCGCCGGCCCTCGCCCGGGTCGTCGGGCGCCACTGCGAGTCGGGCGACATCGTCGTCGACGCCGAGTACCTGCCCGCCGACGTCGCCCCGGGCGACCTGCTCGCCGTGCCGGCGACCGGCGCCTACTGCCACTCCCTCTCCAGCAACTACAACGCCGTTCCCCGTCCGCCCGTCGTGGCGCTTCGTCAGGGCACCGCGCGCGTCATCGTGCGCGGCGAGACGATCGACGATCTGCTCGCCCGTGACATGGGCGTCGCGGCACCGAATGAGGTCACCGAATGA
- a CDS encoding homoserine dehydrogenase, whose amino-acid sequence MIEHRKLRVALLGAGSVGSQVANLLLTHREELAERSGAELELAGIAVRDVDAPRDVELPRELLTTDAESLIVGSDIVIELMGGIEPARSYVLAALTSGADVVTGNKALLATHGAEIFDAADQVGASVSYEAAVAAAIPIIRPLKDSLAGDRIQRIFGIVNGSTNFILDKMDREGLSAQEAQQLATDLGYLEADPTLDLEGYDAAQKAAILASLAFHTKISMDDVHREGISNVTAEMIEGARKAGSVVKLLAICERLEEDGEESISVRVYPALIGRDHPLASVHGGNNAVFVEAAAAGPLMFYGAGAGGVQTASAVLGDVVSAARRHIAGGVGVGESPRMSLPTSPIGRILTRYQVRLEVADEPGVLATIAGLFADGGVSVATVDQTQGDEGQAMLVIGTHRAREQALSDIVARLAASDAVERVASVLRMEGE is encoded by the coding sequence ATGATCGAACACCGCAAGCTCCGGGTCGCCCTGCTGGGGGCCGGGTCCGTCGGATCGCAGGTGGCGAACCTGCTGCTCACCCACCGCGAGGAGCTCGCCGAGCGCTCCGGCGCCGAGCTCGAGCTCGCGGGCATCGCCGTCCGCGACGTCGACGCCCCGCGCGATGTCGAGCTGCCGCGCGAGCTGCTCACCACCGACGCCGAGAGCCTCATCGTGGGAAGCGACATCGTCATCGAGCTCATGGGCGGCATCGAGCCGGCCCGCTCGTACGTGCTCGCGGCGCTGACCTCCGGCGCCGACGTGGTCACGGGCAACAAGGCCCTGCTCGCCACCCACGGCGCCGAGATCTTCGACGCCGCCGATCAGGTGGGCGCGTCGGTGTCGTATGAGGCGGCCGTCGCGGCGGCGATCCCGATCATCCGCCCGCTCAAGGACTCGCTCGCGGGCGACCGGATCCAGCGCATCTTCGGCATCGTCAACGGCAGCACCAACTTCATCCTCGACAAGATGGATCGCGAGGGCCTCAGCGCCCAGGAGGCGCAGCAGCTGGCCACGGACCTCGGCTATCTCGAGGCCGACCCCACGCTCGATCTCGAGGGCTACGACGCGGCGCAGAAGGCCGCGATCCTCGCGAGCCTGGCCTTCCACACGAAGATCTCCATGGACGACGTGCACCGCGAGGGCATCTCGAACGTCACCGCCGAGATGATCGAGGGCGCGCGCAAGGCCGGCTCCGTCGTCAAGCTGCTGGCGATCTGCGAGCGCCTCGAGGAGGACGGCGAGGAGTCGATCTCGGTCCGCGTGTACCCGGCCCTCATCGGCCGCGACCACCCGCTCGCGAGCGTGCACGGCGGCAACAACGCCGTGTTCGTCGAGGCGGCGGCGGCCGGGCCCCTCATGTTCTACGGCGCCGGCGCGGGCGGCGTGCAGACCGCATCGGCCGTGCTCGGCGACGTCGTCTCCGCGGCCCGGCGGCACATCGCCGGGGGCGTCGGCGTGGGGGAGTCGCCCCGCATGAGCCTGCCGACGTCGCCGATCGGACGCATCCTCACCCGCTACCAGGTGCGGCTCGAGGTCGCCGACGAGCCCGGCGTGCTCGCCACGATCGCGGGGCTGTTCGCCGACGGCGGCGTCTCGGTGGCCACGGTCGACCAGACGCAGGGCGACGAGGGGCAGGCCATGCTCGTCATCGGCACGCACCGGGCGCGCGAGCAGGCGCTCAGCGACATCGTCGCGCGCCTGGCCGCCAGCGACGCCGTCGAGCGCGTGGCCTCGGTGCTGCGCATGGAGGGCGAGTGA
- the thrB gene encoding homoserine kinase: MAQGSRPGAAAGGWGEGAVAIRVPATSANLGPGFDTLGLALSIYDELTVEELPGGELRIDVSGTGAESIARDESNLVARSIWHVFEAVGIDAPGLRIDARNGIPHGRGLGSSGAAVAAGVLAAKGLLAGRAELSDTDLLRYATELEGHPDNVAPALFGGLTIAWLENGVPQHKKLLVHRGVSPLVFVPETTMSTSAARGLQPSQVPHADAVFNVSRSALLIAALMQSPELLLSATDDKLHQTYRAEAMPETHRLVQALRAEGFAAVVSGAGPSVLVLADGPGRRLEAVEVARRAVDTAWEPLMLAVDFKGGTVRDIAEGALEHEF; the protein is encoded by the coding sequence GTGGCGCAGGGCTCCCGGCCGGGTGCGGCCGCGGGCGGCTGGGGCGAGGGCGCCGTCGCGATCCGCGTGCCCGCGACGAGCGCGAACCTCGGGCCCGGCTTCGACACCCTCGGCCTCGCGCTCAGCATCTACGACGAGCTCACCGTCGAGGAGCTGCCCGGTGGTGAGCTGCGCATCGACGTGTCCGGAACGGGTGCCGAGTCGATCGCCCGCGACGAGTCCAACCTCGTCGCCCGCTCGATCTGGCACGTGTTCGAGGCGGTCGGGATCGACGCCCCCGGGCTGCGGATCGACGCCCGCAACGGCATCCCGCACGGCCGCGGTCTCGGCTCGTCCGGCGCGGCCGTCGCCGCCGGGGTGCTCGCGGCGAAGGGGCTGCTGGCCGGGCGGGCGGAGCTGAGCGACACCGATCTGCTCCGCTACGCGACCGAGCTCGAGGGGCATCCCGACAACGTCGCGCCCGCGCTTTTCGGCGGGCTGACGATCGCGTGGCTGGAGAACGGCGTGCCGCAGCACAAGAAGCTGCTCGTGCATCGCGGCGTCTCGCCGCTCGTGTTCGTGCCCGAGACCACGATGTCCACCTCGGCCGCGCGCGGCCTGCAGCCCTCGCAGGTGCCGCACGCCGACGCGGTGTTCAACGTGTCGCGGTCGGCGCTGCTCATCGCCGCGCTCATGCAGAGCCCCGAGCTGCTGCTGTCGGCGACCGACGACAAGCTTCACCAGACCTACCGCGCCGAGGCGATGCCCGAGACGCATCGGCTCGTGCAGGCGCTGCGCGCCGAGGGGTTCGCGGCCGTCGTCTCGGGCGCCGGGCCGAGCGTGCTCGTGCTCGCCGACGGGCCGGGGCGCCGCCTCGAGGCGGTGGAGGTGGCGCGCCGCGCGGTCGACACGGCGTGGGAGCCGCTCATGCTCGCCGTCGATTTCAAGGGTGGTACAGTGAGGGACATAGCGGAGGGTGCCCTCGAGCACGAATTCTGA